The following is a genomic window from Crossiella equi.
GGGCACCTCGACCAGCTTGTCGCGCAGCGGCGAGATCCGGGTGGTGCCCTGCACCTGGTGGATGCGGGCCTTCTGGGGCGTCGGGCCGGGCTCGCCGCCGCCGGGGCCCTCGCCCTTGGCGTTGACCGGCGTCGGGTCCCCGGTGGCCAGGTCGGCGGAGTTGTCGTCGGTGTCGACGAGCGTGCGCCGGGCCGAGGAGGTGGCGTTGGCCGTGGCGGCGGCCGGGCTGCCCTCGCGCACGGTGGCGCCGCCGTACCCGACCAGGTCCCGGATGCGGGCGTCGGCGGCGCAGTCCGCGGCGGTGAGGCAGGTCAGCGGCTCGGTGCCCTGCACGAGCGCGACGGTGCCCGCGGTCCCGGACATGTTGGTGGTCCCGGTGGCGTCGGGCGTGGGCAGCGCGGTGGTGCCGCCGGCGCCCTTGGCCAGCCCGAGCAGGTACCGCTTGCCGACTCCCAGCGAACCGGTGAGCGGCGTGGCCTGCCACCGACTGGTCGGCGACGGGCTGGCGGACAGGTACTGCACGCTCCACCCGGCGAGGGGGACCTCGGTGGTCCCGGCGTTGGCGAGTTCGACGAAGTCGGACGTCAGGGTCGCTCCGGCATTGCCGCCCCCGCCGTAGACCTCGGCGATGAGGGCACCGGCAGACGGCGCGGCGACGGCACTCAGGGGCAGGGTGACTGCCGCGCAGGTGACGGCAACCAGGGGTAAGGCGACGCGGCGGCGGTAGCTCATCCGGTGCTCAAGTCCTCCCGATCGGGGTACGGGAGCAGGAATCTTGCCCTGACCGGGTGAACTTTGAAAGACACAAACCTAACGATTGCCGCAGGTCATGCCCCATGGGGCAGAACGGCCACAACCAAGGTGACGGAAACAGAAGCCGCGAGGGGGTCCGGGGGGCGAAGCCCCTCCGGGCGGGGTTCGGGGGCTGCGCCCCCGATGTGATGGCGAAGCAAGAACGGCCCATGCCTCATGGGCATGGGCCGTTCACTTGCGAGCGGTGGCGGTGGGATTTGAACCCACGGAGGGCGTAAACCCTCACACGCTTTCGAGGCGTGCTCCTTCGGCCGCTCGGACACGCCACCGCCGAGAACAATACCGAACGGGCCAGGCCAACCGAAATCGGGTGGCCACACGCCTCTGAGCTGCTACTTCTGGAACTTGTCCTTGACGTCCTGCACGGCCTCGGCGGCCTTGTCGCGGACGTCGTGCGCGGTCTCCTTGACCTCGCCCGAGAGCTGATCGCGCTTGCCCGCGGCCTCCAGCTCCTCGTTGCCGGTCATCTGGCCGATCTTCTCCTTGGCCTGGCCAACGAGCTGCTCGGCCTTGTCCTTCGCCTTGTCGAAGACGCTCATGTGGTTGCCCTCCTTCGCGCTGGTGGCCCGGCCCCGACACCGGGCCACTCACCCACTACTGAGTGCCCGTTCCACGACGGCATCACGCAGCTGTGAGGCGGCTCACCCGTCCCGGTGGTGGCGGAAGAACTCCTCCAGCAGGGCCCCGGACTCCTGCGCCAGCACGTCGCCGCGCACCTCCGGGCGGTGGTTGAGCCGCCGGTCGCGCAACACGTCCCACAGCGAACCGGCCGCGCCGGTCTTGGGCTCCCAGGCGCCGAACACCACCCGGGCCACCCGGGCGAGCACGATCGCGCCCGCGCACATCGTGCACGGCTCCAGCGTGACCACCAGGGTGCAGCCGTCCAGGCGCCAGCCGTCGCCGAAGGCCTTGGTCGCCGCGCGCAGCGCCAGCACCTCGGCGTGCGCGGTGGGGTCGGCCGAGGCCTCGCGGGCGTTGCAGGCCCTGGCCAGCTCGGTGCCGTCCGGGGCCAGCACCACCGCGCCGATCGGCACGTCACCGGTGGCCAGCGCGTCCCGGGCGACGGCCAGCGCGGAGCGCATCGCGGCCAGGTCCGCCGGGCGAACCGGGCCGGTCACTGCTGCTGGCGCTCGGTGAGCTTGGCGAGCTCCTCGGCGAAGCCGCACCGCTGCGCGATCATCGTCAGCTGCTCGTCCGGGTACAGGTCGATGTCCTGGACGATGAGCTGGAGCTCCGGCTCGGGCAGGCCGACGTCGGTCAGGATGCCGAAGTCACCGGTGGGCCAGATCTCCTCGTCGTCCGGGTCCGGCGGCTCGACGCGCAGCTGGTCGAGCACGTCGGCCGCGACGTCGTAGTCCAGCGCGGCACCCGTGTCGGAGAGCAGCAGGGCCACTCCGGTGGGCGCGGGCCGGATCAGGACGAAGAACTCGTCGTCGACGTCGAGCATGCCGAAGACCGCTCCCGTCGACCGGGTCTTGCGCAACTCGGTGATCGCCGCGTCCAGGTCGGTCAGCGCCGCACTGTCCATCGACGTGCACCGCCAACGGCCTTCTTCGCGAACGACCGCCACCGCGAAGCCGATGACCGGCTCCTGCACCGCCATGGGACACACGTTATGCGCAATGCGCTTAACCCGAAAGCACTATCCCGCGTACGCGGCGTGGCGTGCCGGAGGAAGGTGTCCAGAGCTATCTCGTACAGGCGACACTGGTCCCCATGAGCTTCACTGCGCACAGCGCGGACGACCGCCTGTCCGGCGTCCTCGACCAGGCCCGTGACCTCCAGCCGCGCACGGTCGAGTTCCGGCGGAAGATCCACCGCAACCCGGAGCTCGGCCTCCAGCTGCCCGCCACCCAGGCCGCCGTGCTGGAGGAGCTGGCCGACCTGCCGCTGACCGTGCACACCGGCAAGTCCACGACCTCCGTGGTCGGCGTGCTGGAGGGGGAACGCCCCGGTCGCACGGTGCTGCTGCGCGCCGACATGGACGCCCTGCCGCTGACCGAGGACACCGGGCTGCCCTTCGCCTCCGCCAACCCGCTGAC
Proteins encoded in this region:
- a CDS encoding CsbD family protein, which codes for MSVFDKAKDKAEQLVGQAKEKIGQMTGNEELEAAGKRDQLSGEVKETAHDVRDKAAEAVQDVKDKFQK
- a CDS encoding nucleoside deaminase, with the protein product MRSALAVARDALATGDVPIGAVVLAPDGTELARACNAREASADPTAHAEVLALRAATKAFGDGWRLDGCTLVVTLEPCTMCAGAIVLARVARVVFGAWEPKTGAAGSLWDVLRDRRLNHRPEVRGDVLAQESGALLEEFFRHHRDG
- a CDS encoding tRNA adenosine deaminase-associated protein, whose product is MAVQEPVIGFAVAVVREEGRWRCTSMDSAALTDLDAAITELRKTRSTGAVFGMLDVDDEFFVLIRPAPTGVALLLSDTGAALDYDVAADVLDQLRVEPPDPDDEEIWPTGDFGILTDVGLPEPELQLIVQDIDLYPDEQLTMIAQRCGFAEELAKLTERQQQ